The following coding sequences are from one Desulfosporosinus orientis DSM 765 window:
- a CDS encoding YidC/Oxa1 family membrane protein insertase encodes MSTIVEGMTYLLNILYNLSSTIGLANYGVAIILLTILIKTLIFPLTYKQMASMRKTVDLQPKIKAIQEKYKNNKEKANAAVMELYKEHQVNPLGGCLPIVVQLPIFWALYSALRHFPYDPSNASAHIFLGFDLTQIYGFTLSYHLILPLFAAATTFLQTRLTSPNASTDPTQKTMLYIMPVFFAYISATVPAGLALYWVTMNVVSIFQQLYINNRLSNKTKKAI; translated from the coding sequence GTGAGTACTATTGTTGAGGGAATGACTTATTTATTAAATATACTCTATAATTTATCGTCGACGATTGGTTTAGCGAATTATGGTGTAGCTATCATACTTTTGACTATTTTAATTAAAACTTTGATCTTTCCATTAACATATAAACAAATGGCTTCTATGAGAAAAACTGTTGATTTGCAACCGAAGATCAAAGCTATCCAAGAGAAATATAAAAATAATAAAGAAAAAGCAAATGCTGCTGTTATGGAGCTCTATAAAGAACACCAAGTAAATCCTTTGGGCGGGTGTTTGCCGATAGTTGTTCAATTACCGATTTTTTGGGCATTATATAGTGCTTTGAGACATTTTCCATATGATCCATCCAATGCTTCTGCTCATATTTTTTTAGGTTTTGATTTGACGCAAATTTATGGGTTTACATTGTCATATCATTTAATCCTTCCATTATTTGCAGCTGCAACGACCTTCCTCCAAACTAGATTAACAAGTCCTAATGCTAGTACCGATCCTACTCAGAAGACTATGTTGTATATAATGCCTGTGTTTTTTGCATATATTAGTGCCACTGTCCCTGCAGGTTTAGCCTTATATTGGGTAACTATGAACGTTGTGTCCATTTTTCAACAGCTTTATATAAATAATCGCTTGTCAAATAAAACAAAAAAAGCAATATAA